The following coding sequences lie in one Sphingomonas sp. M1-B02 genomic window:
- the hrcA gene encoding heat-inducible transcriptional repressor HrcA: MSNSPIHELTNRARDVFRVVVESYLDTGAPVGSRTISKVSALNLSPASIRNVMQDLEEAGLLAAPHTSAGRMPTQTGLRLFVDGMMQANEPSAEERAAIEMRAGQGGPIEDAVASTTAALSGLSACAGLVLVPKAEPRLRQFGFVPLSDDRALAVLVGDDGSVENRVVELPPGMDPSTLQQAANYLSATVNGLTLGEARARVERELGQQKAALDSVAAALVERGLAVWSEDGDRRPVLIVRGQANLIDAAATEDLDRVRQLLDELEGKEEIARLLDSAREGEATRIFIGSENKLFALSGSSVIAKPVRALDGRVVGVVGVIGPTRLNYARVVPMVDFTAATLARILA; the protein is encoded by the coding sequence TTGAGCAACTCGCCGATCCACGAGCTTACCAATCGCGCCCGCGACGTCTTTCGGGTGGTCGTCGAATCCTACCTGGATACCGGCGCGCCGGTGGGGTCGCGGACGATCTCCAAGGTGTCGGCGCTCAACCTTTCGCCCGCCTCGATCCGCAACGTGATGCAGGATCTCGAGGAAGCGGGGCTGCTCGCGGCCCCGCATACAAGTGCGGGCCGGATGCCGACGCAGACCGGACTGCGGCTGTTCGTCGACGGGATGATGCAGGCGAACGAGCCGTCCGCCGAGGAGCGTGCCGCGATCGAGATGCGCGCGGGGCAGGGCGGCCCGATCGAGGATGCGGTCGCCAGTACCACCGCCGCGCTCTCGGGCCTGTCGGCGTGCGCCGGGCTGGTGCTGGTCCCCAAGGCCGAGCCGCGGCTTCGCCAGTTCGGCTTCGTGCCGCTCAGCGACGATCGTGCGCTGGCGGTACTGGTCGGCGACGATGGCTCGGTGGAAAATCGCGTGGTGGAGCTTCCGCCGGGAATGGACCCTTCGACGCTGCAGCAGGCGGCGAACTATCTGAGCGCGACGGTGAACGGCCTGACCCTCGGCGAGGCGCGCGCGCGGGTCGAGCGCGAGTTAGGCCAGCAGAAGGCGGCGCTCGATTCGGTGGCCGCTGCGCTGGTCGAGCGCGGGCTGGCGGTTTGGAGCGAGGATGGCGATCGGCGTCCGGTGCTGATCGTACGCGGCCAGGCCAATTTGATCGACGCGGCCGCCACCGAGGATCTCGATCGCGTTCGCCAGTTGCTCGACGAGCTGGAGGGCAAGGAAGAGATTGCCCGCTTGCTCGACAGTGCGCGCGAGGGCGAGGCGACGCGCATCTTCATCGGTTCGGAGAACAAGTTGTTCGCCTTGTCCGGCTCGTCGGTGATCGCAAAGCCGGTTCGTGCGTTGGACGGGCGCGTGGTCGGCGTGGTCGGGGTGATCGGCCCGACTCGGTTGAACTATGCGCGGGTAGTACCCATGGTGGATTTCACGGCCGCCACACTGGCCCGGATATTGGCCTGA
- the grpE gene encoding nucleotide exchange factor GrpE yields the protein MEHEEKMTDVQDADTNLRDETAEAAPEVANHDRVAALEAQLAEAKAAVLYAQAETQNVRRRAEKEAQDARAYAATGFARDVLSVADNITRALAAIPQALREDEKLKGLVTGLEATGREVDSVFGRHGISKIVAVGEALDPNRHQAMMEIPTADAEPGTVVQEIQTGYMIRDRLLRPALVGVAKKPD from the coding sequence ATGGAACACGAAGAGAAGATGACGGACGTGCAGGACGCGGATACCAATTTGCGCGACGAAACCGCCGAAGCTGCTCCCGAAGTGGCCAATCACGATCGCGTCGCGGCGCTCGAAGCCCAGCTGGCCGAGGCGAAGGCAGCGGTGCTCTATGCCCAGGCCGAGACGCAGAACGTCCGCCGCCGCGCGGAGAAGGAAGCGCAGGACGCGCGGGCTTATGCCGCGACCGGTTTCGCCCGTGACGTGCTGTCGGTTGCCGACAATATCACCCGTGCGCTGGCCGCGATCCCGCAGGCGTTGCGCGAGGACGAGAAGCTCAAGGGTCTGGTGACGGGCCTCGAAGCGACGGGCCGCGAAGTCGATTCGGTGTTCGGGCGGCATGGGATTTCGAAGATCGTCGCGGTCGGCGAGGCGCTCGATCCCAATCGCCACCAGGCGATGATGGAAATCCCGACCGCCGACGCCGAGCCGGGCACGGTCGTCCAGGAAATCCAGACGGGCTATATG
- a CDS encoding DUF6438 domain-containing protein has protein sequence MANAPVSAGDPWEHQMAKQWIWVSAAASLLAGCATNYDGISTVPAGAVERVTYETGPCYGTCPVYRIVVGADGKGVFTGIRNTAVTGERAFTLSAGQYRAFADALSPYRPSTGDRIYQPGNALCANAPTDMPSVDIRWAISRSEPQRLYFYYGCDREKNRAMATALGNAPDLLPLEQLIGPRP, from the coding sequence ATGGCGAACGCGCCAGTGTCGGCGGGCGATCCTTGGGAGCATCAGATGGCGAAGCAGTGGATATGGGTGAGTGCGGCGGCATCGCTGCTGGCCGGCTGTGCGACGAATTATGACGGCATTTCCACGGTACCGGCGGGTGCAGTGGAGCGCGTCACCTACGAAACCGGTCCCTGCTACGGCACCTGCCCGGTCTATCGCATCGTCGTGGGCGCGGACGGAAAGGGGGTCTTCACCGGCATCCGCAATACCGCGGTGACGGGCGAACGGGCCTTCACGCTGAGCGCCGGCCAGTATCGCGCCTTCGCCGACGCGCTTTCGCCTTATCGCCCGTCGACCGGGGATCGTATCTATCAGCCCGGCAATGCGCTGTGCGCGAATGCGCCGACCGACATGCCGAGCGTCGATATCCGCTGGGCGATCTCGCGCAGCGAGCCGCAGCGGCTCTATTTCTATTATGGCTGCGATCGCGAGAAGAACCGGGCGATGGCGACGGCGCTGGGCAACGCGCCCGATCTGCTTCCTCTCGAGCAACTGATCGGTCCGCGCCCTTGA
- the rph gene encoding ribonuclease PH, with amino-acid sequence MRPSGRAPDQMREITIEPNFTRHAEGSVLIGFGDTRVLVTASIEERIPPWLRGKGEGWVTAEYGMLPRATHTRSAREAAKGKQSGRTQEIQRLIGRSLRAVTDLKLLGERQITLDCDVIQADGGTRTAAISGAWVALRLATNKLIADGLLEKDPILTQVAAVSCGIYQGNPVLDLDYDEDSNADADANFVLLADGKIAEAQATAEGATYDEEGLLRLLRLARIGCTRIFEAQLKAVQ; translated from the coding sequence ATGCGCCCATCCGGCCGCGCCCCCGATCAGATGCGTGAAATCACCATCGAACCCAATTTCACGCGCCATGCCGAGGGATCCGTCCTGATCGGCTTCGGCGACACCCGCGTGCTCGTGACCGCGAGCATCGAGGAGCGGATTCCGCCCTGGCTGCGCGGCAAGGGCGAAGGCTGGGTCACCGCCGAATATGGCATGCTCCCCCGCGCCACCCATACGCGCAGCGCGCGCGAAGCGGCCAAGGGCAAGCAATCGGGCCGCACCCAGGAAATCCAGCGGCTGATCGGCCGCTCGTTGCGCGCCGTTACCGATCTCAAGCTGCTCGGCGAGCGCCAGATCACGCTCGATTGCGACGTGATCCAGGCCGATGGCGGCACCCGCACTGCGGCGATCAGCGGCGCCTGGGTCGCGCTGCGACTCGCCACCAACAAGCTGATTGCCGACGGGCTGCTCGAAAAGGATCCGATCCTGACTCAGGTCGCGGCGGTAAGCTGCGGCATCTATCAGGGCAATCCGGTGCTCGACCTCGACTATGACGAGGATTCGAATGCCGATGCCGACGCCAATTTCGTGCTGCTCGCCGACGGCAAGATCGCCGAGGCGCAGGCGACCGCCGAGGGCGCGACCTATGATGAAGAGGGCCTGCTGCGGCTGCTCCGCTTGGCCCGCATCGGCTGCACGCGCATCTTCGAGGCGCAGTTGAAGGCCGTCCAGTGA
- the rdgB gene encoding RdgB/HAM1 family non-canonical purine NTP pyrophosphatase, with the protein MSGPDEGIGGEAPQAIRKLQPGKLVIASHNPGKVREIRALLAPFGIEPVSAAELDLPEPEETGVTFIANAELKALQAADLSGLPALSDDSGLCVEALGNEPGIFSARWAGEAKDFAVAMQRIEDRLSALPPGTGRDAHFICALALAWPDGHVEWFEGRVDGTLVWPPRGDKGFGYDPMFVPLGHSETFGEMNPDTKHAMSHRAKAFAQLVDAIF; encoded by the coding sequence GTGAGCGGTCCCGACGAGGGCATCGGCGGCGAGGCGCCCCAGGCGATCCGCAAGCTCCAGCCCGGCAAGCTGGTGATCGCCAGCCACAACCCGGGCAAGGTGCGCGAAATCCGCGCGCTGCTCGCGCCGTTCGGGATCGAACCGGTCTCCGCGGCCGAGCTCGATTTGCCCGAGCCGGAGGAAACCGGCGTCACCTTCATCGCCAATGCCGAGCTGAAAGCGCTGCAAGCGGCCGATCTTTCCGGCCTCCCCGCTCTGTCCGACGATAGCGGCCTATGCGTCGAGGCGCTGGGCAACGAGCCCGGCATCTTCTCCGCGCGCTGGGCGGGCGAGGCCAAGGACTTCGCCGTGGCGATGCAGCGCATCGAGGATCGCCTATCGGCGCTTCCCCCGGGAACCGGACGCGACGCCCATTTCATCTGCGCGCTGGCGCTCGCCTGGCCCGACGGCCATGTCGAATGGTTCGAGGGGCGGGTTGACGGCACCCTGGTCTGGCCGCCTCGGGGCGACAAGGGCTTCGGCTATGATCCGATGTTCGTGCCGCTGGGGCATAGCGAGACGTTTGGCGAGATGAACCCCGATACGAAGCACGCGATGAGCCACCGGGCAAAAGCGTTCGCGCAATTGGTGGACGCTATTTTCTAG